The nucleotide window ACTCCGGCCATCCGCGCCTCGGCCAGCATGCCTTTTATCAGCAAACCGGTCGAGCTGGGCAGCGGACGGTATCTGGACGGCGGCATTGCGGATTCCATACCGATCGAATACGCCATGCGGCAGGGACATGCCAAAAGCGTGGTTGTCCGTACCAGACCGAAAAGTTATCTAAAAAAAGAAAATCCGCATCTCCTGCCTCTGCTCAAAGCCGTGCTGCCGAATGATCCGCGGCTGGCTGAAGCGTTGAGCCGGCGTTCCGCCGTGTATAACCGCGAGCTGGCGCTGGTCGACCAACTGGAGGCCGAGGGCAAATGTCTGGCCGTGTATCCGCCGGAAAATCTCAAGGTCGGGCGTCTCGAACGCAATTGGGAAAAACTGGACAATTTTTATCAGGCCGGTTATCAGGCCGGACTGGAGCTAGCGCAAAAACTACCGGCGTTTTTAGCGCGGTAATTAAGAATGGAGAGTGCGCCTAAAAAACAGGCGCTCTATCCGCGGGATTGGGGAATTTTGGCTCGATGATTTTCCGCTCCGCCGCTTCAGTGATCTTCCGGTGAAATTCCCGCGCCGCATAGCCCAGCGCCAAAAGATCACGCCGGATATACCTGATGATCCGGCCTCTTCTGGCTGGCAGATTATCCCGCACAACATGGCGCGGACTCACAGGTAGCCTGGCATTATATTGCCTGCGCTCCAGCCGGTATGTTCTGTAATATTCCCTGTAGCTTTCTTCACTGTCGAGAACGCCGTTCTGAATTAAGTCCAGCCAGAATTGTATTCTGCGTGTCCGTCCCGCCGCCGTCAGCACGCTCGCTCCGGCCAAACGATTGGCATCGATCCGCCCGCCGGTATATATCAGCAGGTTTTCCAGCTCCGCGGAGTGGGACTTCAATATCTTTAGCCAAGCCTTGATCAAAGATTCAAGATACTTTTTGGTCAATCCATCAAGTATTCGCAAATATTCAGCGCAGGCCGGCCAATTCCGCGCGTCATTTTCCG belongs to Candidatus Margulisiibacteriota bacterium and includes:
- a CDS encoding patatin family protein — protein: MSELVQANLILEGGALRGIFTAGALDALDEKNILFEFVIGVSAGACMGVSYISRQRGRNREILRRFGRDPRYFSLRNLLREGNLFSAKFVYEEIPQKLIPFDFQTFEQSPARFIAVATDCVTGQAVYLQDKVNMTPAIRASASMPFISKPVELGSGRYLDGGIADSIPIEYAMRQGHAKSVVVRTRPKSYLKKENPHLLPLLKAVLPNDPRLAEALSRRSAVYNRELALVDQLEAEGKCLAVYPPENLKVGRLERNWEKLDNFYQAGYQAGLELAQKLPAFLAR